A part of Streptomyces sp. DSM 40750 genomic DNA contains:
- a CDS encoding cytochrome c oxidase assembly protein translates to MDHSGHGMGLSPFTLGRGLAWSADPFFLVACLVALALYAWGFVRLVRRGDKWPVGRTVAFVLGVLLVMLVTCTGLNDYGMVMFSVHMVQHMVISMLAPILLLLGAPITLALRALPVAGKGRKGPRELLLMFLHSWYMKIVTHPAFTIPMFIASLYALYFTPMFDFLMGSKPGHIVMMTHFLAVGLFFFWPIMGVDPGPHRPGYLMRMLELFAGMPFHAFFGIALMMASTPMVKTYENPPASLGIDALADQNAAGGIAWAFSEIPSVLVLLALLFQWYGSEQRQAKREDRAADRNGDKELEAYNAYLASLNARSR, encoded by the coding sequence ATGGACCACAGCGGGCACGGTATGGGGCTTTCGCCCTTCACCCTCGGACGGGGGCTCGCATGGTCGGCTGACCCGTTCTTCCTGGTGGCCTGTCTGGTGGCGCTGGCGCTGTACGCGTGGGGGTTCGTGCGGCTCGTGCGGCGGGGGGACAAGTGGCCGGTGGGGCGTACGGTCGCGTTCGTTCTCGGTGTGCTGCTGGTGATGCTGGTGACGTGTACCGGCCTGAACGACTACGGCATGGTCATGTTCAGCGTGCACATGGTGCAGCACATGGTGATCAGCATGCTGGCGCCGATCCTGCTGTTGCTGGGCGCGCCGATCACGTTGGCGCTGCGGGCGTTGCCGGTGGCGGGCAAGGGGCGGAAGGGGCCGCGTGAGCTGCTGCTGATGTTCCTGCACAGCTGGTACATGAAGATCGTCACGCACCCGGCGTTCACGATCCCGATGTTCATCGCGAGCCTGTACGCGCTGTACTTCACCCCGATGTTCGACTTCCTGATGGGGTCGAAGCCGGGGCACATCGTGATGATGACGCACTTCCTCGCGGTGGGTCTGTTCTTCTTCTGGCCGATCATGGGCGTGGACCCGGGGCCGCACCGGCCGGGTTATCTGATGCGGATGCTGGAGCTGTTCGCGGGCATGCCGTTCCACGCGTTCTTCGGCATCGCGCTGATGATGGCGTCCACGCCGATGGTGAAGACGTACGAGAACCCGCCCGCCTCCCTCGGTATCGACGCGCTCGCCGACCAGAACGCGGCCGGCGGCATCGCCTGGGCGTTCAGCGAGATCCCCTCGGTGCTGGTGCTGCTCGCGCTGCTCTTCCAGTGGTACGGCTCCGAGCAGCGGCAGGCCAAGCGGGAGGACCGCGCGGCCGACCGGAACGGCGACAAGGAACTCGAGGCGTACAACGCCTATCTGGCCTCACTCAACGCACGTAGTCGCTGA
- a CDS encoding PASTA domain-containing protein encodes MAILSGCGDSAPSILAVKAVAAGVPSLAPFFDEGEQLGRDEPDLRSLEPHSGLQQGNTPGLYGGTQKPKVCDVRKLEDFLTAPENKNKAQEWARIVGINVDGIGDYLDELTPVLLRHDTLVKNHDYKKGKAVPFDALLEAGIAVLVDEQGLPAVKCSCGNPLRAFDDDPDDIKVEFAGDNVRWDGYDESAMVVVKPAPGQLKEIKLVDVEDPDQGISREVGTTGESDKTFDTRARQAVPSVRGMTFGEAGAAMADKGLAVTVAGDGMPPGDAPVTGSSPGPGAQLEFGAAVALHVDWPGASSEESTDDPGADSEPGSGSGSGSDSGSPGTGPSSTGPSDTDGSSSGGSPSGSESTPTDQNTTPSGGGSEPTDGGSSPTDETTPPPTGGTSLTPSPSRTSEKPSSDPTPTPTSTPTVPSTPPSPTRSSTPPPTPDPDPTPPADSGPPTDTPTSSAPEPPSDPPSDNPGGPGDPSDSGDPGDPGDPVEEPAQSVWI; translated from the coding sequence GTGGCGATCCTCAGTGGCTGCGGCGACTCGGCCCCGTCGATACTCGCCGTGAAGGCGGTCGCCGCGGGGGTGCCGTCCCTCGCACCCTTTTTCGACGAGGGCGAACAGCTGGGCCGGGACGAGCCCGACCTCAGGTCCCTGGAGCCGCACAGCGGTCTGCAGCAGGGCAACACGCCCGGCCTGTACGGGGGAACGCAGAAGCCGAAGGTCTGCGACGTCCGCAAGCTGGAGGATTTCCTCACCGCTCCCGAGAACAAGAATAAGGCTCAGGAATGGGCTCGGATCGTCGGCATCAATGTCGACGGCATCGGGGATTATCTCGACGAACTCACACCCGTTCTCCTGCGCCACGACACCCTCGTGAAGAACCACGACTACAAGAAGGGCAAGGCCGTCCCCTTCGACGCGCTGCTGGAAGCCGGTATCGCGGTATTGGTCGACGAGCAGGGCCTGCCCGCCGTGAAGTGCAGTTGCGGAAATCCGCTGCGCGCCTTCGACGATGACCCCGACGACATCAAGGTGGAGTTCGCCGGGGACAACGTGCGGTGGGACGGCTACGACGAGTCCGCGATGGTCGTCGTCAAGCCCGCGCCCGGGCAGCTGAAGGAGATCAAGCTCGTCGACGTCGAGGACCCGGACCAGGGCATCAGCCGGGAGGTCGGCACCACAGGCGAGTCCGACAAGACGTTCGACACGCGTGCGCGGCAGGCCGTGCCGTCGGTGCGGGGGATGACCTTCGGCGAGGCCGGCGCGGCCATGGCGGACAAGGGCCTGGCGGTGACGGTCGCCGGGGACGGGATGCCGCCGGGGGACGCGCCGGTGACCGGGTCGAGCCCCGGGCCGGGCGCCCAGCTGGAGTTCGGTGCCGCGGTGGCGCTGCACGTGGACTGGCCGGGCGCGTCGTCCGAGGAGAGCACGGACGATCCGGGGGCCGACTCCGAACCCGGCTCCGGGTCCGGCTCCGGCTCTGATTCCGGCTCCCCGGGGACGGGTCCGAGCTCGACCGGGCCCTCGGACACGGACGGCTCGTCGTCGGGTGGGTCGCCGTCGGGGAGCGAGTCGACGCCGACGGACCAGAACACGACGCCCTCCGGCGGAGGATCCGAACCGACGGACGGCGGATCGTCGCCGACGGACGAGACCACTCCCCCGCCCACGGGCGGCACGTCGCTGACACCGTCGCCGTCCAGGACCTCCGAGAAGCCGTCATCGGACCCCACCCCCACGCCCACCTCCACCCCCACCGTTCCTTCGACACCGCCCAGCCCCACCAGGTCGAGTACACCGCCGCCGACTCCCGACCCCGATCCGACCCCGCCGGCGGACAGCGGCCCGCCCACCGACACCCCGACGTCGAGCGCCCCCGAGCCACCCAGCGATCCGCCGTCCGACAACCCCGGGGGTCCGGGGGATCCGAGCGATTCGGGTGATCCGGGAGACCCGGGCGATCCCGTCGAGGAACCGGCCCAGTCCGTGTGGATCTGA